The DNA window GGATATTATGCGGAGAAGATTTGGCAGCTGGGGCGCAAGCCACACGACGTGAGCGATGACTGATCGCAGTACCGATAACAACAACAAAGGGCGGAATCCTCCGCCCTTGGTTTATTCCAGCTGCTGCAGCTCACCCTGTTTGCTTACCCGCCAGCGGTGCTCACAAAAGAACAGCAGCGGATTGTCCTGCTTACTGTCGCTGTAACCACTGTACAGCTTCAGCGGCGCACCGAGCCGCTGCTCCAGCTGCACCACTTTCTGCTCCCCCAGGCAACGCAGGGTCAAGACCCAACCGCCGCAGCGGCGCGTGATGCGGCTGCCGATCAACCGCACCCGCGGCAGAAACGCCGAATCGCGATACACCTGCTCCACCAGCCGTTCCGGCGAGCCGGTAATCAGCCACACTTCGGCATCGTGCTCCTCCAGATACTGCCGCAGCCGCATTTGCACCACCGGAAACGCGGTGACCTTCTGGCGAAAGGCCTCGATAAACTGCCGCTCCAGCGCCTTCAGCGTCGCTTCGGAACGCCCGAAAGTGATCGCCCACAGCAGCAGGCTCATCGGCCAGCGCGCAGCGCGCCCCAGCAGCAACAGCGCCAGACCGATCGGCAGCAGCAGCGGCACCACCAGCAGCAGGTTCAGCGGTAGGCGGCGTAGCAGGAAGCGCAAGAAACTGCCGAACATATCCTCCTGATGCAGGGTGCCGTCCAGATCGAAAAACACCACGCGGCGCCCTTCTGCGGCCGGTTGTTGCTGCTTGTCGCTCAAACGCTACTCCTCGGGATCGTCGAACCCCATCATCCAGGTGAAGAGAAAACCAGCGATAATCGTAATCAGCATCCCCGCCAGATACAACATCACCTTACCTGAGACGATGGTCAACGCCAAAGGCAGCCCCGAAATGCCGAAGGTGATGACCGTCGCCACCTTCCAGTAGCTGATCAGCGCGCCGCCGACCGCGCCGCCGAGGCAGGCGCCGATAAACGGCCGGCCCAGCGGCAGCGTCACCCCAAAGATCAGCGGCTCGCCGATGCCGAGAATGCCGACCGGCAACGCCCCTTTGATCACCTTCTTCAGCCGCGCGTTACGGGTTTTCAACAGCACCGCCAGCGCCGCCCCCACCTGGCCAACGCCGGCCATCGCCAGGATCGGCAGCAGCGGGTTGGAACCGTGCGCCTGCACCAGCTCGACATGGATCGGCACCAGCCCCTGATGCAGGCCGGAGAGCACCAGCGGCAGGAACAGCCCCGAGAGCAACGCTCCCACCAGCAGCCCGCCCTTGTCGATCGCCAGATTGGCGCCGTGGGCGATGGCGTCGGAGATAATGCCGCCGATCGGCTGCAGAATCAGGATCGCCAACGAGGCGGTGACCAGCGTGGTCAGCAATGGGTTAAGGATCAGTTCGACCGACTCCGGCAACAGCGTGCGCAGGCGCTTCTCTACCCAGCACATCAACGCCACCACCAACAATACGGCGATCACCCCGCCGCGCCCCGGCTGCAGCGCCTCGCCAAACAAGGTGATCTGCGCCAGCGCCGGACTGGAAAGAATGCCGGCCATCACGCCGCCCATCGCCTGCGAGCCGCCAAACACCCGCGCAGCGTTAACCCCGACCAGAATGTTCATGATGGCGAACACCGCGCTGCCGAAGATAGCCAGCAGCCCCAGCACGTTCGGATAGTCCACCGCCAGCTGGCCGGCGATGTCGGGCCGTTTCAGCAGGTTGATGATGCCGGTGATCAGCCCCGAGGCGATAAACGCCGGGATCAGCGGAATAAAAACATCGGCCAGCTTTTTCAGCGCACCGCTCATCGGCGCCGCGTACTTTTGCTTGGCCTGCGCTTTTGTACGAGCGGCATCGCCGACGGCGGCAACGGGCTGCGCATCACCGCTCAACAGCCCGCGCATGGCGTCCACCACCTTGGCGGCGGCGCCCGGGCCGACGATAAACTGATGCTGTTCACCCTGCTTGATATAGCCCTTCACGCCCGGCAGCTGCCTGAGGGTGGCCAGATCCAGGCGCTGCTCATCGCTGACCTCGACGCGCACCCGCGTCATGCAGTTTTCCAGTTTGAGGATATTACCCTCGCCCCCCACGCCCGCCAGGATCTGTGTCGCCAATGCCGTTGTCTTGTCCATCGCCGCCCCCACCGTGAATTAACGCGCCAACGCCGCGCGCAGATAACCGTCGTGCTGCTGCAGCCGCTGCTGCGCCTCTTCAGCGCTGACACCGGCCAGAATCATCAGGATCGCCGGTTTGACCTCAAAGCCGGTCTGCGTCAGCGCCGCCTCCGCCTGAGCGCGTCCGGCGCCGGTGGCTTCCACCACGATGCGGCAAGCGCGATCCACCAGTTTGACGTTGGTGGCCTTCACGTCCACCATCAGGTTCTGATAGACCTTACCCAGCTTGACCATCGCGCCGGTCGACAGCATGTTGAGCACCAGTTTCTGCGCGGTGCCGGATTTCAGGCGAGTCGAGCCGGTCAGGGCCTCCGGCCCCACCACCGGCGAGATCGCCACCTGCGCTTCATGCGCGATAGGCGAGTCCGGGTTGCAGGAGATGGCCGCCGTCGGGCAGCCCAGCCCGCGGGCATAGCGCAGTGCGCCGATCACATAAGGCGTGCGCCCGGAGGCCGCCAGCCCCACCACCATATCGACGGCGGTCAGATTCAGCGCTCTGAGATCGGTTTCCCCCAGGGCTTCATCGTCTTCCGCCCCTTCCACCGCTTTGAGCAGCGCGCCCGGTCCGCCGGCGATCAGCCCCACCACCACACCGTGCGGCACGCCGAAAGTCGGCGGGCATTCGGAAGCATCCAGCACGCCCAGCCGGCCGCTGGTGCCGGCGCCCAAATAAATCAGCCGTCCGCCAGCCTTTAGCGCCGCCGCCGCCAGGTCAACCGCCTGCGCGATCGCCGGCAGCACCTTTTCGATCGCTTCCGGCACCTTGCGATCCTCCTGGTTAAAACAGCGGACCATGTCCAGCGTCGACATCTCATCCAGCCCCATGGTGGCCGGGTTGCGGGTTTCCGATACCAGTGCGCCTAAATTCATCTGTTCACCTTTGAATTTTTAATTCACAAAATTAAATCAATATTTGAATATTTTATTCAACAAAGCGAGCGCTATTTGCTATTTTAACGGTGAGCTCACAAAAATTTTCACCGCGCGTTTTCGCCCTCTGCATGGCAAAATGGCCGCTGGTTTCCAGGGAAAGAACAATGAGTACCCTTCTGCGCATTCGCCAGATGTATCCGACACTGGCGCAAAACGACCGCAAGCTGGCGGACTTTCTGCTGAATAACGCCGAGCAGGCGCGCCATCTCAGCTCGCAAAAGCTGGCCCAGCTGGCCGGCATCAGCCAATCGAGCGTGGTGAAGTTCGCCCAAAAGCTGGGCTATAAAGGCTTTCCGGCGCTGAAGCTGGCGCTGAGCGAAACGCTGGCCCAACCACAGGCCGAACCGGTGGTGACCGTTCACAACCACATCCTCAGCAGCGATACGCTGAAAATCGTCGGTGAAAAGCTGCTGGCGGAAAAGCAGGCGGCGCTGCGCGCGACGCTCGACATCAACAGCGAAGAGCGGCTGCATCAGGCATTGGACATGCTGCGCCAGGCGCGCCGGGTGATGCTAATCGGCATCGGCGCTTCCGGGCTGGTAGCCAAGGATTTTTCCTTCAAGCTGCTGAAAATCGGCGTAATGGCGGTAGCCGAAGCGGATATGCACGTCCAGCTAGCGGCGGTGCAGGCGCTGGATAAACGCGATCTGCTGGTGGCGATCTCATTCAGCGGCGAACGGCGTGAAATCAATCTGGCGGCGGAAGAGGCGCGCCAGGCCGGCGCCAGGGTGCTGGCGCTGACAAGCTTCTCACCCAATGGCCTGCAGCAGCGAGCCGATCACTGCCTGTATACCATCGCCGAAGAGCCCCATACCCGCAGCGCGGCCATCTCTTCCAGCACCGCCCAGTTCGCTCTGACCGATCTGCTGTTTATGGCGCTGATCCAGCACGATCTTGATCATGCGCGTGACCGTATCAGGCACAGCGAACAATTAATGAAAAAATTGGTTTGAGGCGTATAATGGCGGCCGATAAAAAGCCGCCAGTTCAATTATTTCCCTTCTCTGCATTCGAAAAATAATGTGCGGGCGGTTATTTAATCAATTATCGAACGATAGTTGAGCTTGCATGGACAGCATTATTTGGCGATATCATTATGAATACACACTCAGTAATTTTAGATAAGTTACGGCATTCCGTCGCTCATCCTCTTCTTCGTGCCAGTTTGTTTTATATCGTTACGGCATTGATATTAATCAAAGCCATGGGATACAGCGGTGGAAAAGGCATTGATATTCTTTTTATTGCACTTATTTTACTATTATTATCTATTCATTCGATTACTCGATACGGCCTGATTATTCCGTTTATTCTGCTGTGTGCGCTGTATGCGCCGGTCGGGGCTATTTACGGCACCCCTTCCGCTACCGTGATGTCAGCCCTGTTGCAAACCAACCTGATAGAAGCGACGGAGTTCTTGCAGACCCTGCCTGCCCGTTGTTATCTGCTGCCTGCCGCCATTCTGGTTATGCTGGCCATTCTCGGCCTATTTATTTGGCGGCAAGCCATTTCAAAACAAACAATACTTCCCTTGCTAGCCCTGCTGGCGATTATCATTATCGCCAGAGCCTTCAATGGCGGCGTGGCGAACCTTAAACTGCCTGACTTCTTTTTATCCATTTACTCGGCTTACCATCAATACCAACAGCAGGTTGATGAATTAAGTGCCGGTGCTTCAGCGCCGAATACCTGGTCAGTAACCGCAGGCGCGGCAACGGACGAAAACTATGTCATTATCGTCGGCGAAAGTATGCGCAGGGATCATATGTCCTTATTTGATTATCCGGTATCCACTACGCCGTTTCTGGATAATGCCAAAGGACGGTTTTACAGCAATTATATTTCCACCGCGCCAAATACCTTCGAATCGCTCCCTCGCACGCTGGCTTTAAGCAACGGCCACAACATTGCCATCGGAGATAATATCATCACCCTGGCAAAAGCCGCCGGCCTCAACACCCATTGGCTGTCCAATCAGGGCATGTTCGGACAATTCGATACGCCGGTGTCAAAAATCGCGATGTTCAGCGATAGCCATTATTTCCTGAAGAAAGGCGACTACCAATCGCGCAACACCAATGATGATGCGCTGCTGTCGATATTTGACCAATTATTGCGGCGCCAGGGGCAAGGCAACCTGTATGTGCTGCATCTGATGGGCTCACACGCCGACTTTTGCGAGCGGCTTAATGATGAACCACCAAGCATCGAGTCGCCGAATCAGGAACTGGCCTGCTACCTCTCCACCTATCGCAAGACCGACCGTTTCATCGAACAGGTTTATCAAAGTCTGAAACAGAACGGTGCGCCGTTTAAACTGTTCTATTTCTCCGATCACGGCCTTTCCCATAAGGATATCGGCGGCGGGCGTTCTTTGCGCCACAGCGGCGATACCCGGCAGAATTACCAGGTGCCGTTACTGGTGCTGACCGATCGTGATCGGCAACATCAGGTTATTGATGCCCCCTTGAGCGCTTTCGATTTTATCGGGCTGTTTGTTCAAGAAGCGGGAATACGAATCGCCTATCCGGAAGTGATGCCCACCATGCATATGGTGGATGCAGGCAAGCGCTGGGTGTTTGACGGGCAGAGAATGGTTGATTTCGATCAGTTGGCTGACGACCCGCCTGAGTTACCCTAAGCGGTAAGATGACGAAAAAACGCCCGTTGTGCGGTGATTCTATGATAGATTGCGCGCCAGCCCGAGCACACCGATGGAAAAATAACTGAAGATGGCACTGCTGATTACCAAGAAATGCATCAACTGCGACATGTGCGAGCCGGAATGCCCGAACCAGGCGATTTCGATGGGTGATGACATCTACCAGATCGATACCGATCGCTGCACCGAGTGCGTTGGCCATTACGATACGCCGACCTGCCAGCAGGTCTGCCCGATCGACAACACCATCATTACCGATCCGCTGCATCGCGAGACCAACGAGCAGCTGTGGGACAAATTCGTGGTGTTGCACCACGCCGATCGCCTTTAGCCCGCCGCAGAACTGACAAGGGCGCCACAGGGCGCCCTTTCTCTTTTCAGCTTTCGACGATCACCGTCGCGCAGGCATAGCGCCGTTCGTCGGCCAGCGAAACGTGGATCGCGGCGACCCCCATCTCCCCCGCCAGCTCGGCGGCGCGGCCGTGCAAACGAATATTCGGCTTGCCCAACGCATCGTTGAACACTTCGAACTGGTTGAACGCCAGGCCGTTGCGGATGCCGGTGCCGAACGCCTTGGCAGCGGCCTCTTTCACGGCGAAACGCTTGGCCAAAAAGCGGATCGGCTGCTGGTGCTGCTGATACAGCGCCCACTCGGCATCGCTCAGCACCCGGCGCGCCAGACGGTCGCCGCTGCGCTCCACTACCGCTTCGATACGCGCCATCTCAACGATGTCGGTACCCAGCCCGAGCACCGCCATTACCGGCGCGCTTCCCGCATCAGCACTTTCATATCGGCAACCGCGGCCGGCAGCCCGCACATGACCGCCTGGCCGATAATCGCATGGCCGATATTCAGCTCGTGCATTTCCGGCAGCGCGGCGATCGGCTGCACGTTGTGGTAAGTCAGACCGTGGCCGGCATTGACCTTCAGTCCCTTCTCGGCCGCGTAGGCGGCAGCCACCGCGATGCGGTGCAGCTCGGCCTGTACCGCCAGCTCGCCCTGCGCTTCGGCGTAGGCGCCGGTGTGAATTTCGATATAAGGAGCGCCCACCGCCACCGCCGCGTCAATCTGGCGATGAGCGGGATCGATGAACAGCGAAACCAGAATGCCCGCCTGCGCCAGGCGCTCGACCGCCACGCTCATTTTGTCCAGCTGGCCAGCGACGTCCAGGCCGCCTTCGGTGGTCACTTCTTCGCGTTTTTCCGGCACCAGGCAGCAGAAATGCGGCTTCAGCTCAACGGCGATGTCCAGCATCTCGTCGGTCACCGCCATCTCCAGATTCATGCGCGTCTGGATGGTCTGGCGCAACAGGCGCACGTCGCGGTCAGTGATGTGACGGCGGTCTTCGCGCAGATGCACGGTAATGCCGTCGGCCCCCGCCTGTTCGGCAATAAATGCCGCCTGAACCGGATCCGGGTATTGGGTTCCGCGCGCGTTACGTAACGTGGCGATGTGATCGATATTGACGCCCAGCAGCAAATCAGCCATGACAACCTCTAAATACGATTTTCAGTGCCAGCAGTGTACACGCGGGCGCAGGACGGCAAAAGGGGAAAAGGTCAGGCGTCGTCGACCGGCGTATTCGGCTGTTTGCGCACGAACTGGCGGAACAGTTCGCGGCTCTTCAACGGCTTGCCGCCGAGGTAGGGTTTCAGCGCCATGCGGGTGAAACGCTTGGCGGCGCGCAGCGTGTCGGCATCGGGAAACTGACGCTCCGCCAGCGCACGCAGTTCGCGGCCGGTGAAGCTGTAATGATCCACCACCAGGCTGGCGATAAAGCCTTTCTCTTCGCGGTAACGGTAGGTCATGGCGTCATCCACCGGCAGGCCGCTGCCGGCGCAGTGCAGAAAATCGAGGCCGTAGCCGAGGTGATGCAACAAGGCCAGCTCGAACTGGCGCAGCGCCTGCTCCGGCGAACTGTCTTCCGCCGCCAGCGCCTGCAGGCATTGCAGATAGTCGAAGAACAGCACCGAGTAGTTGGCTTCCTGCTCCAGCACCCGCGCCAGCAGTTCGTTCACATACAGGCCGCTGTAGAGCATCATGCCGCTGAGGGGTAAACCGAGAGAGACCGCTTCGGCGTTGCGCAGCGTTTTCACTTCGCCGCGGCCGCCCCAGCGCACTAACAGAGGGGTAAAGGGCTGCAGACAGCCCTTCAGATTGGAGCGGCGGCTGCGCGCGCCTTTCGCCAGCAAGCGCACCCGCCCATGACCTTCGGTAAACAGATCCAGCATCAGACTGGTTTCACTGTACGGCCGCCCATGCAGGACGAAAGCGCGCTCCCAGCCGTCCACGGATCGTTACTTCAGATCGTCAACGTAGCCCAGGCTGCGCAGCGCACGTTCGTCGTCCGCCCAACCGGATTTCACTTTCACCCACAGCTCCAGATGCACTTTGGCGTCGAACATCTGTTCCATGTCCTGGCGCGCTTCGATACCGATGGTTTTGATCTTGGCGCCCTTGTTGCCGATGACCATTTTCTTCTGGCCTTCGCGCTCGACCAGGATCAGGCCGTGCACATCGTAACCACCGCGATCGTTGGCCACAAACTGTTCGATTTCCACCGTCACCGAATACGGTAGCTCTTCACCCAGGAAACGCATCAGCTTCTCGCGGATGATCTCAGACGCCATAAAGCGCTGGGAGCGATCGGTGATGTAATCTTCCGGGAAGTGGTGTTCCGCTTCCGGCAGCAGTTTGCGCACGATACCGGCGATGGTGTCGACGTTCATCCCTTTCTCGGCGGAGATAGGCACCACGTCGAGGAAATTCATCTGCTGGCTGAGGAACGCGATGTGCGGCAACAGCTTGGATTTGTCGGTGACGTTATCAACCTTGTTGATCGCCAGCAATACCGGGCAGCGCAGGCTGCGCAGCTTGTTGACCACCATTTCGTCGTCGGCGGTCCAGTTGGTGCCTTCGACCACGAAGATCACCAGTTCGACGTCGCCGATCGAGCTGCTGGCCGCGCGGTTCATCAAACGGTTGATGGCGCGTTTTTCTTCGATGTGCAGCCCAGGGGTATCGACGTAGATCGCCTGATAGGCGCCATCGGTGTCGATGCCCATGATGCGGTGACGGGTCGTCTGCGGCTTACGCGACGTAATGGAAACCTTCTGCCCCAGCAGTTGGTTCAGCAACGTCGATTTGCCCACGTTCGGGCGGCCGACGATGGCGATGAAACCGCAGTGTTGTTTTACTTCGCTCATTCAAGCTCCAGCTTTTTCAGCGCTTGTTCCGCTGCCGCCTGCTCGGCTTTACGGCGGCTCGAGCCGGTGCCCACTACGGGCTCGCTCAAACCACTCACCTGGCAGTGGATGGTAAACTCTTGGTCGTGCGCTTCACCGCGAACCTGCACCACCAAATAAGAAGGCAACGGCAGATGACGCCCCTGCAAAAACTCCTGCAAACGGGTTTTCGGGTCTTTCTGCTTATCACCGGGGCTGATTTCGTCCAATCGGCTGCGATACCAGTCCAAAATCAGTCGTTCAACGGTCTGAATGTCGCTGTCCAGGAACACGCCGCCGATCAATGCCTCCACCGTATCCGCCAGGATTGACTCGCGGCGGAACCCACCACTTTTCAATTCGCCCGGCCCAAGCCGCAGACATTCACCCAGGTCAAACTCGCGCGCCATCTCCGCCAGCGTGTTGCCGCGCACCAGCGTGGCGCGCATGCGGCTCATATCGCCCTCGTCTACGCGAGGAAAGCGGTGATAGAGCGCATTGGCGATGACAAAGCTCAGAATCGAGTCACCCAGAAACTCAAGACGTTCATTGTGTTTACTGCTGGCGCTGCGGTGAGTCAAAGCCTGCAGTAAAAGCTCCTGCTGTTGAAAAGTGTAGCCCAGCTTCCGCTGCAGCCTGTTTATTACGATGGGATTCATGAGTTACCAATAGATCAAGAATGCGTCAAAAACTTGCAGCATACGGAACAGGCCTGCTTCGCTGAAAGCCGATCCAAAGCTGTTTCGTTTGCAGTGGCTCCCAGCAGAGAACCAACTTTTTATCGCTCGAGAAAGTATTCTACAACGAGTGGAAACATAATGCTGTGTTTATATCCCCTTAATCTTTCACGCCGCAGTAGGCTGCGGCGTGAAATTTACGGAAAATAAGTCAGCGATTAATGAATGCCGCCAATCCGGCTGAAACGCACGCCGGTCGGCCACTCACCTTCCTGCTTTTCAAAGCTCATCCAGATGGCCGTGGCTTTGCCCACCAGATTCTTCTCCGGCACAAAGCCCCAGTAACGGCTGTCCGCGCTGTTGTCGCGGTTGTCGCCCATCATGAAGTAATGCCCGGCAGGCACCACCCACTCCGCCAGCGGTTTACCCGGCTGTTGATAGTAAGCGCCCACCCGATCCTGTGCATCCGGCACAGTCAGGATACGGTGCGTCACGTTGCCCAGGCTCTCCTGACGCTCACGCAGGCGAATGCCGCCCGGCGGCACGTCGTCGTTCAGCGGGATCTGGTAGAAACCGTTGCTGGCCTCGCCCATGCCGCTGCGGCTGAACAACTGCACGAAGTCGCTCGGCTGCGCGTCGGCGTAGGTCACCGCCAGCGCGGTGTCGCAGGACTGCCCGCTGTTGCATGACGGCTGCACCGTGACGCGCTTATTTATCGGATCGTAAGTAATACGATCGCCCGGCAGGCCGATCACGCGCTTGATATAATCCAGTTTTGGATCCAGCGGATATTTAAATACCGCGATATCGCCGCGCTTCGGATGACCGGTTTCAATTAGCGTGGTCTGGGTAATCGGATCTTTAATGCCGTAAGCATATTTCTCCACCAGAATGAAATCGCCAATCAACAGCGTCGGCATCATTGAGCCGGACGGGATCTGGAACGGTTCGTAAATAAACGAACGCACCACAAACACCAGCAGCAGCACCGGGAAGACCGAAGCGCCGGTCTCTACCCAACCTGGCTGCTTCGCCACTTTCGCCAGCGTTTTATCGTCTACGGCGCCCGCAGTCTGTTCGTTGACCGCCGCGATCTTCGCGCGGCGGGCCGGCGCCCATTTAAAGCGCTCGAAGCACCAGATGATCCCGGTGACCAGGGTGGCCAACGCCAGGATCAGGGCAAACATATTCGCCATGCAAACTCCCTCGTTTCGCGAACTCGTCGCGGTTACTTGCCGTCTTTGCCCACGTGCAGAATGGCCAGGAACGCTTCCTGCGGCAGCTCGACGTTGCCGACCTGCTTCATGCGCTTCTTACCGTCTTTCTGTTTCTGCAGCAGCTTTTTCTTACGGCTGACGTCGCCGCCGTAGCACTTCGCCAACACGTTTTTACGCAATTGCTTCACGGTGGAGCGCGCGATGATGTGCGTGCCGATCGCCGCCTGAATCGCGATATCGAACTGCTGACGCGGGATCAGATCTTTCATCTTCTCCACCAGTTCACGGCCGCGATACTGCGAGTTGTCGCGGTGGGTGATCAGCGCCAGCGCATCCACGCGCTCGTTGTTGATCAGCACGTCCACGCGCACCATGTCGGAAGCCTGGAAGCGCTTGAAGTTGTAATCCAGCGACGCATAACCGCGCGACGTGGACTTCAGGCGGTCGAAGAAGTCGAGCACCACTTCCGCCATCGGGATTTCATAGGTCAGCGCCACCTGGTTGCCGTGGTAGACCATGTTGGTCTGTACGCCGCGCTTTTCTACGCACAGGGTGATGACGTTGCCCAGGTATTCCTGCGGCATCAGCATGTGACATTCGGCGATCGGCTCGCGCAGTTCCTGGATGTTGTTCAACGGCGGCAGCTTGGACGGGCTGTCGACGTAGATCACTTCCTTGCCGGTGGTTTCCACTTCGTAGACTACCGTCGGCGCGGTGGTGATCAGATCCAGATCGTATTCACGCTCCAGACGTTCCTGAATGATCTCCATGTGCAACAGACCGAGGAAGCCACAGCGGAAGCCGAAGCCCAACGCGGTGGAGCTTTCCGGTTCGTAGAACAGGGAGGCGTCGTTGAGGCTGAGCTTGCCCAGCGCATCGCGGAAGGATTCATAGTCGTCGGAGCTGATTGGGAACAGACCGGCGTACACCTGCGGCTTCACTTTCTTGAAGCCCGGCAGCGCTTTATCCGCCGGCTGACGCGCCTGCGTCAGGGTATCGCCCACCGGCGCACCGAGGATGTCTTTGATCGCACAGACCAGCCAACCCACTTCGCCACAGTTCAGCACGTCGCGATCGACCTGCTTCGGCGTGAAGATGCCCAGGCGATCGGCGTTGTACACCTGGCCGGTGCTCATGACCTTGATCTTGTCGCCCTTGCGCAGCGTACCGTTCTTGACGCGCACCAGAGACACGACGCCCAGGTAGTTATCGAACCAGGAGTCGATGATCAACGCCTGCAGCGGCGCATCCGGATCGCCCTGCGGCGCAGGAATGTCGCGCACCAGACGCTCCAGCACGTCGGGCACGCCGACGCCGGTTTTGGCCGAGCAGCGCACCGCATCGGTGGCGTCGATGCCGACGATGTCTTCAATTTCCTGCGCGGCGCGATCCGGATCGGCGGCCGGCAGGTCGATTTTGTTCAGCACCGGCACCACTTCCAGATCCATTTCGATCGCGGTGTAGCAGTTGGCCAGCGTCTGGGCTTCTACGCCCTGACCGGCGTCAACCACCAGCAGCGCGCCTTCGCAGGCCGCCAGCGAGCGGGAAACTTCATAGGAGAAGTCGACGTGGCCAGGGGTGTCGATAAAGTTGAGCTGATAGGTCTGCCCATCCAGCGCTTTATAATCCAGCGTAACGCTCTGCGCTTTGATGGTGATGCCGCGCTCGCGCTCCAGATCCATGGAATCGAGCACCTGCGCAGCCATTTCACGGTCGGACAAGCCGCCGCAGATTTGGATAATGCGGTCAGACAGCGTCGACTTACCGTGGTCAATATGGGCAATAATGGAGAAATTTCGTATATGCTTCATTATAAAAGTTTTTCTGCCTTGGTATTTCTGAATTACTCGCCTATAGAAACCCGCATGGACCTAAAGCGACAGTGAATGGGTTAGGCCGTCTTGCACCTGAATCGCTGCATTCTACATGCCACACCACTGAAAACCTAGCGATCGGTGCAGTGAAGGCACTCTATTATGCGCGGCTTAATGTTACAGGGCGCTCCAGGTTGTGAAAACAGATGTTAACACGAGCGATGCCACCCGAACCCAAGGCTGGCACCGCCTCCGCAGCAGCCAAACCCCGGTGTTAATACATAACCGGCCGCAACGCAATAAACCCTCTCCGAAATTATAAAAAAAGAATATTTGGATCAACCTCTTAGAATTCAATTTCGCCCCTCTGCGTTTAGGAAAAACCCCATATACGCCACTGCCTTCCCTCGGATAGAAAGGGCGTGAACTCCGCGACAAAACATTATTCCGGGCACTACATCGGCAGCCCACCGGGGTTCACCAGCATATCTGCGTACGTTGATTGGAAGGTGCATCATGATCGATAAAGGGCAAATGCTGAGCCGGCACGATTTTTCGAAGGTCAACTGGGGCATTCTGGCGGCGGCGGCGTTGCTGTTTAGCGTGGGGGCGGCGCTGTTGGTGCTGCCGCTGCTGAGCAGCATTGATGAGAGCGAAGCCATCACGCTGTTGCAGGCCGGCACGGGTACGATTTTACTCGGCTGTACGCTGCTGGCGCTGCGGCATTATCTGCGTCCGGCGCTAACCTACCGTCTGTATGAACACGGCGTGCGGGTCTTTGACGGCCATCATCACAAAGAGCGTTTCATCCCGTTTGAGAAAATCGGCGACATCTATCGCTT is part of the Serratia surfactantfaciens genome and encodes:
- the pdxJ gene encoding pyridoxine 5'-phosphate synthase; amino-acid sequence: MADLLLGVNIDHIATLRNARGTQYPDPVQAAFIAEQAGADGITVHLREDRRHITDRDVRLLRQTIQTRMNLEMAVTDEMLDIAVELKPHFCCLVPEKREEVTTEGGLDVAGQLDKMSVAVERLAQAGILVSLFIDPAHRQIDAAVAVGAPYIEIHTGAYAEAQGELAVQAELHRIAVAAAYAAEKGLKVNAGHGLTYHNVQPIAALPEMHELNIGHAIIGQAVMCGLPAAVADMKVLMREARR
- the rnc gene encoding ribonuclease III yields the protein MNPIVINRLQRKLGYTFQQQELLLQALTHRSASSKHNERLEFLGDSILSFVIANALYHRFPRVDEGDMSRMRATLVRGNTLAEMAREFDLGECLRLGPGELKSGGFRRESILADTVEALIGGVFLDSDIQTVERLILDWYRSRLDEISPGDKQKDPKTRLQEFLQGRHLPLPSYLVVQVRGEAHDQEFTIHCQVSGLSEPVVGTGSSRRKAEQAAAEQALKKLELE
- the era gene encoding GTPase Era; translated protein: MSEVKQHCGFIAIVGRPNVGKSTLLNQLLGQKVSITSRKPQTTRHRIMGIDTDGAYQAIYVDTPGLHIEEKRAINRLMNRAASSSIGDVELVIFVVEGTNWTADDEMVVNKLRSLRCPVLLAINKVDNVTDKSKLLPHIAFLSQQMNFLDVVPISAEKGMNVDTIAGIVRKLLPEAEHHFPEDYITDRSQRFMASEIIREKLMRFLGEELPYSVTVEIEQFVANDRGGYDVHGLILVEREGQKKMVIGNKGAKIKTIGIEARQDMEQMFDAKVHLELWVKVKSGWADDERALRSLGYVDDLK
- the lepA gene encoding translation elongation factor 4; protein product: MKHIRNFSIIAHIDHGKSTLSDRIIQICGGLSDREMAAQVLDSMDLERERGITIKAQSVTLDYKALDGQTYQLNFIDTPGHVDFSYEVSRSLAACEGALLVVDAGQGVEAQTLANCYTAIEMDLEVVPVLNKIDLPAADPDRAAQEIEDIVGIDATDAVRCSAKTGVGVPDVLERLVRDIPAPQGDPDAPLQALIIDSWFDNYLGVVSLVRVKNGTLRKGDKIKVMSTGQVYNADRLGIFTPKQVDRDVLNCGEVGWLVCAIKDILGAPVGDTLTQARQPADKALPGFKKVKPQVYAGLFPISSDDYESFRDALGKLSLNDASLFYEPESSTALGFGFRCGFLGLLHMEIIQERLEREYDLDLITTAPTVVYEVETTGKEVIYVDSPSKLPPLNNIQELREPIAECHMLMPQEYLGNVITLCVEKRGVQTNMVYHGNQVALTYEIPMAEVVLDFFDRLKSTSRGYASLDYNFKRFQASDMVRVDVLINNERVDALALITHRDNSQYRGRELVEKMKDLIPRQQFDIAIQAAIGTHIIARSTVKQLRKNVLAKCYGGDVSRKKKLLQKQKDGKKRMKQVGNVELPQEAFLAILHVGKDGK
- the recO gene encoding DNA repair protein RecO, encoding MDGWERAFVLHGRPYSETSLMLDLFTEGHGRVRLLAKGARSRRSNLKGCLQPFTPLLVRWGGRGEVKTLRNAEAVSLGLPLSGMMLYSGLYVNELLARVLEQEANYSVLFFDYLQCLQALAAEDSSPEQALRQFELALLHHLGYGLDFLHCAGSGLPVDDAMTYRYREEKGFIASLVVDHYSFTGRELRALAERQFPDADTLRAAKRFTRMALKPYLGGKPLKSRELFRQFVRKQPNTPVDDA
- the lepB gene encoding signal peptidase I, with product MANMFALILALATLVTGIIWCFERFKWAPARRAKIAAVNEQTAGAVDDKTLAKVAKQPGWVETGASVFPVLLLVFVVRSFIYEPFQIPSGSMMPTLLIGDFILVEKYAYGIKDPITQTTLIETGHPKRGDIAVFKYPLDPKLDYIKRVIGLPGDRITYDPINKRVTVQPSCNSGQSCDTALAVTYADAQPSDFVQLFSRSGMGEASNGFYQIPLNDDVPPGGIRLRERQESLGNVTHRILTVPDAQDRVGAYYQQPGKPLAEWVVPAGHYFMMGDNRDNSADSRYWGFVPEKNLVGKATAIWMSFEKQEGEWPTGVRFSRIGGIH